GCGGGCGATCAGTTCGGCCACGGCACGCTCGCGGAGACTGAGCCGGTCCATCGCCAGCCCCTGCGGCGCGGCGGGCCGAGGGGTGAGGACCACGATCGTGGCTGAACTCACCTCCGGATGCGCACTGACCGCGAGCCTCACGCGGGGCACACCCACTGGCTCCAAGCGACCCCCGACCACGCAGGCGTGGACAGCTGAACTCCCATGGGCCACCGAGCTCAGGTACCGTTCCAGCTCCCGCTGCTCAGTGCGCGACAGCAGTCCCTGCGCCGACTCGGCCCACCACAGCTCCCCCGTCATCGCATTGAACACGCCGTACGGCACCCCGGCGGCGGCGAGCGGGGCGACCATGGTGCACGGGGCCTGGCAGGCGCCCGGTTGATGGAGAGCAGTCGCGGAGGCGCGCATGGGAAGAATGCTCAGGTTGGAACATGTGGAAGCGCCGGACCAGCGCTCTGGTGACCGGCGTACCATATTCCTGCCTCTCAACCTGTTCTCGGACCGCTCTCGGCCGGGGATCGAACACGAGCATTGAGGCGATTTTCTGTCGAACGCGGCACCGGTGAACCACGAATTGCAGCTGCTGGGTGGCCTGCGGCTGGTGCTGAACGGCCAGCCGGTCGCCGGAAAGGCGGCGCATCGACGGCGTCTCGCATTGCTCGTGCTTCTCTCCAGCGCACCCAAGCGTCGTCTGACCCGCGAACGACTGATCGATTTCCTCTGGGAGGACGCCCAGGCGGAGGCCGGCCGGAAGCTCCTCTCCGAGTCGCTGTACCAGCTCCGCAGCGAACTCGGCGATAACGCGCTCCGCTCGGTTGGCGACGAAGTCGAGCTCGATCCGAGTGTGGTGCCGAGCGATCTCGACCGTATCATCGACGCCGACGACCGCCGCGACGACGAGGCGCTGCTGCGCATTCCCGTCGGCGCGTTCCTGGACGGCTGGTATCTGGAGAACGCCCCGGGCTTCTCCATGTGGGTCGACACGCAGCGCGAACGAGTCCGGACGACACTGCTTCGCCTGTATATAGACGCGGCGGTCCGCGCCGAATCGGCCGACCGGCTCTCCCAGTCCATCGCCGCCTGGCGACGGGCGGTCGAGATGGACGGCTGCTCGGCCCAAGCGGTCGCGCGGTTGGCCGCGGCACTCGGCCGGGCCGGCGACCGGGCCGAAGGACTACGTGTGATCGCCGTGCATCGGGCGATGCTCGAGGCCGACCTCGGCATCCACCCCGACCGACAGGTGGTCGACGCGGAACGAGCGCTCCGCGCGGCCGCGGCCACGCCCGTCTCGGGCATCGCCAAACCCGCGGTGGCTCCCTCGGCCGCCACGGTCGCGGCGTCGGAACAGAGTTCGGCGCCGAACAGATCACGTGAGCCGGGTGAGCTCCGCCGGCGAAATGTCCTGCCGTGGGCGACGGGGGTGTTTGCGCTGATCGCCGCGGTGGCGATCGGCGGATGGCAGCAACGCAGGTCCCCGACACCCGCGAGCGGCGACGTGTCTCGCGTGGCCATCATTTCGCCCTCGTTGGCGTTACGCGATACGTCGCTGCGTTTCCTGCAGGAGGCCCTCACGAATGGCGTCACCAATCAGCTGAGCGTGAACGCCTTTGCGGTCGCGAGCACCGGAGAAGTGCGCGCGATGGAGTCGGGGCGAATCTCGCTCGACTCGCTCATCTCCATGCGTCGTATCGGCACGCTGGTCGACCTCGCCTTCGAATCACGCGACGACCGGCTGCGCGTCACCGTCCGAGTGCTCGACGCCGCGACGCGCGATCAAGTGGCGTCGAGTGTGTACGAGCGACCGACCGTCGACGCGCTGCAGCTCGAGGGGGACATCGTGCGGTTCGCGGCCGATGCCCTCGCGCGACGGTTGCGACGCGAGGTGTTGGTGCGTGACGCCGACGAGGCCACGCGCGATCCGTATGTACGCAAGCTGTTGGTCACGGCGGCGCGCTCGCGCGAGGATGCCGAAGGAGTGATCCGCAATGGATACGCCCTCGATCGCGAGTCGGCTGAGCAGCTGTTGGTCTCGGC
This DNA window, taken from Gemmatimonas sp., encodes the following:
- a CDS encoding helix-turn-helix transcriptional regulator → MVAPLAAAGVPYGVFNAMTGELWWAESAQGLLSRTEQRELERYLSSVAHGSSAVHACVVGGRLEPVGVPRVRLAVSAHPEVSSATIVVLTPRPAAPQGLAMDRLSLRERAVAELIARGESTKCIAADMGISEHTVRRHTEHLFTKLGVRTRAAVAAMVAATTV
- a CDS encoding BTAD domain-containing putative transcriptional regulator codes for the protein MNHELQLLGGLRLVLNGQPVAGKAAHRRRLALLVLLSSAPKRRLTRERLIDFLWEDAQAEAGRKLLSESLYQLRSELGDNALRSVGDEVELDPSVVPSDLDRIIDADDRRDDEALLRIPVGAFLDGWYLENAPGFSMWVDTQRERVRTTLLRLYIDAAVRAESADRLSQSIAAWRRAVEMDGCSAQAVARLAAALGRAGDRAEGLRVIAVHRAMLEADLGIHPDRQVVDAERALRAAAATPVSGIAKPAVAPSAATVAASEQSSAPNRSREPGELRRRNVLPWATGVFALIAAVAIGGWQQRRSPTPASGDVSRVAIISPSLALRDTSLRFLQEALTNGVTNQLSVNAFAVASTGEVRAMESGRISLDSLISMRRIGTLVDLAFESRDDRLRVTVRVLDAATRDQVASSVYERPTVDALQLEGDIVRFAADALARRLRREVLVRDADEATRDPYVRKLLVTAARSREDAEGVIRNGYALDRESAEQLLVSADSLLLRAMAQDGKWAALWVERARVMKARASLATDARRAALADSGVGYATTALALAPDNAHALTVRGMLYSSGAQAVVGGAADTVRRAQADRDLRRSLELEPSQADAWLALSKEQLLRGQSATAVASARRAVEYDAFLENGQEAYLVLFGSALTAGNPKDAGMWCTRGRESFPDDYQFRLCELTVMRELPRQDGDDTAAWRIVATMDSMAALTPRASQMAYAKAYRNAVAAAISARAGDVRRAQEGLARARALVANDPVLQTDLLFDEAYVHLMLGNRAKAVQLLRAMIATRPGTRRILASAPLFRSIAEDVIGPASPTR